In one window of Desulfonatronum thioautotrophicum DNA:
- the ilvN gene encoding acetolactate synthase small subunit produces MRHVLSVLVENEPGVLSRVVGLFSGRGFNIETLNVGPTLEDGISLMTITTAGDEQIIEQIIKQLRKLVTVVKVVDLTHLQSVEREMVLIKVNAEDERRAEVLRIADIFRCKVVDVSGNDLTLEITGDQGKIRAIVNLLQRFGIKEFARTGTVAMRRSMQME; encoded by the coding sequence ATGCGTCATGTGCTGTCCGTACTTGTGGAAAATGAGCCGGGGGTACTGTCCCGGGTCGTCGGCCTGTTCAGCGGTCGCGGCTTTAATATTGAAACCTTGAACGTCGGCCCGACTTTGGAAGACGGTATCTCCTTGATGACCATCACCACGGCGGGCGATGAGCAGATCATCGAGCAGATCATCAAGCAGTTGCGTAAATTGGTAACCGTGGTCAAGGTCGTTGACCTGACCCATCTGCAGTCCGTGGAGCGGGAAATGGTATTGATCAAGGTCAATGCCGAAGACGAACGCCGAGCCGAGGTTCTACGTATCGCGGATATTTTCCGGTGCAAGGTCGTGGATGTCAGCGGTAACGATCTCACTCTGGAAATAACCGGAGACCAAGGCAAAATCAGGGCCATCGTCAATCTGCTCCAGCGCTTCGGCATTAAGGAGTTCGCCCGCACCGGCACGGTGGCCATGCGTCGCAGCATGCAAATGGAATGA
- the ilvC gene encoding ketol-acid reductoisomerase: MRVYYEQDAPLEPLVGKTVAIIGYGSQGHAHAQNLRDSGCKVVIGQRSGGENWRLAKEHGFEPLSAADAAKTADVIQILVQDQYQPKVFQEEVLPQLTAGKTLVFAHGFNIHFNQILPPKDVDVVMVAPKGPGHLVRREYERGGGVPALVAVHQDATGQALATALAYARGIGSTRSGVLQTTFQEETETDLFGEQAVLCGGVSALIRAGYETLIEAGYQPEVAYFECMHELKLIVDLLYEGGFKKMHYSISDTAEYGDLTRGPRLVDGRVKQEMKRVLEEIQQGQFAKEWILENQAGRPGFYALRRQVEEHPIEEVGERLRGMMAWLQK; encoded by the coding sequence ATGCGCGTATACTATGAACAGGATGCCCCGCTGGAGCCGTTGGTCGGCAAAACCGTGGCGATCATCGGATATGGCAGCCAGGGCCATGCCCATGCCCAGAATCTGCGGGATTCCGGGTGCAAGGTGGTCATTGGGCAACGCTCCGGCGGAGAGAACTGGCGTCTGGCCAAGGAACACGGCTTTGAGCCCCTGAGTGCCGCGGATGCAGCCAAGACTGCCGACGTGATCCAGATTCTGGTTCAGGACCAGTACCAGCCAAAGGTTTTCCAGGAAGAAGTCCTTCCGCAGCTCACAGCGGGCAAAACCCTGGTTTTCGCCCATGGATTCAATATCCACTTTAACCAGATTCTGCCTCCCAAGGACGTGGACGTGGTCATGGTCGCCCCCAAGGGGCCGGGACACCTGGTGCGCAGGGAATATGAACGCGGCGGCGGTGTGCCGGCCCTGGTGGCTGTCCATCAGGATGCTACAGGTCAAGCTTTGGCCACTGCCCTGGCCTATGCCCGGGGCATCGGCTCGACCCGTTCCGGAGTCTTGCAGACCACTTTCCAGGAAGAAACCGAGACCGACCTTTTTGGCGAACAGGCTGTGCTGTGCGGTGGAGTCAGCGCCCTGATCCGGGCCGGCTATGAAACACTGATTGAAGCCGGCTACCAGCCTGAGGTTGCCTATTTTGAATGCATGCATGAACTGAAACTGATCGTGGACCTGCTGTATGAAGGCGGTTTCAAGAAGATGCATTATTCCATCAGCGATACCGCTGAGTACGGCGATCTGACCCGTGGTCCGCGACTGGTGGACGGTCGGGTCAAGCAGGAGATGAAGCGGGTTCTGGAGGAGATTCAGCAAGGTCAATTCGCCAAGGAGTGGATCTTGGAAAATCAGGCCGGCCGTCCCGGTTTTTACGCACTGCGCCGCCAGGTGGAAGAACATCCCATCGAGGAGGTTGGTGAGCGGTTGCGGGGAATGATGGCCTGGTTGCAAAAGTAG
- a CDS encoding sigma-54-dependent transcriptional regulator, which translates to MSPAKPIVLVIDDEPGHRLMVRAVLEDVGWTVLEASDGAEGLKICQKRSNLDAVLLDIRLPDRDGIDLLQEMKAVHPHLPVIMLTAFGSVGSAVEAMKLGAFDYMTKPADNEELKAVLLKAREYLGLVRENQDLRRALGGEDGSPRLVGQSPAMHRVGELIRQVGPTEATVLILGESGTGKELVVKAIHAASLRHAGPLVEINCAALPGELLESELFGYVKGAFTGAVSNKPGRFQLAEKGTLFLDEVGDMPPALQAKLLRAVQERTVEPLGATQSVQVDVRIIAATHQNLPELVSSGVFREDLYFRLNVLEIKLPPLRDRIEDLPLLTRHLLHKLSLKNRKPFRDVAPGFLEALAVYRWPGNVRELENVLERALILARSDMLTRDLLPDHIREAGSSALFPAGALQKTTSHLPRGSNVPAEPTFDTAERHVLIAALEAQGGHRGKTAEALGISRRTLQYKLNKHGLTSR; encoded by the coding sequence ATGTCCCCTGCCAAACCCATCGTTTTGGTCATTGACGACGAACCCGGCCACCGGCTGATGGTTCGCGCTGTACTGGAGGATGTGGGCTGGACCGTTCTGGAGGCCTCCGATGGTGCAGAAGGCCTGAAGATCTGTCAAAAAAGGTCGAACCTGGATGCGGTTCTTTTGGACATCCGTCTCCCGGATCGGGATGGCATCGACCTATTGCAAGAGATGAAAGCAGTGCATCCCCATCTCCCGGTGATCATGTTGACGGCTTTCGGCAGTGTTGGTTCGGCCGTGGAGGCCATGAAGCTGGGGGCCTTCGACTATATGACCAAGCCTGCTGACAACGAAGAGCTGAAGGCCGTGTTGCTTAAGGCTCGAGAGTATCTTGGGCTGGTTCGGGAAAATCAGGATCTGCGCCGCGCGTTGGGAGGCGAGGATGGTAGCCCCAGATTGGTGGGACAGAGTCCGGCCATGCACCGCGTTGGCGAATTGATTCGTCAGGTCGGACCGACGGAGGCCACGGTCCTGATTCTTGGTGAATCCGGTACCGGCAAGGAGTTGGTTGTCAAGGCAATCCACGCCGCCAGTCTGCGCCATGCAGGCCCGTTGGTGGAAATCAACTGTGCTGCTCTGCCCGGAGAACTCCTGGAGAGTGAATTGTTCGGCTATGTCAAGGGCGCCTTTACCGGTGCGGTGAGCAATAAGCCCGGACGGTTTCAACTGGCCGAGAAGGGAACCCTGTTTCTGGATGAGGTGGGCGACATGCCCCCGGCTCTGCAGGCCAAATTGTTGCGGGCGGTCCAGGAACGCACAGTGGAACCCCTGGGAGCAACCCAATCCGTGCAAGTGGATGTGCGCATCATTGCCGCGACCCATCAAAATCTACCCGAGCTGGTATCTTCCGGTGTGTTTCGCGAGGACTTGTACTTCCGTCTGAACGTTTTGGAAATCAAACTCCCACCATTGCGGGATCGCATTGAAGACTTGCCGCTTCTGACTCGGCACCTGCTGCACAAATTATCCCTGAAAAATCGCAAACCCTTTCGGGATGTGGCGCCTGGGTTTCTGGAGGCACTCGCGGTGTACCGGTGGCCAGGCAATGTCCGCGAACTGGAAAACGTGCTGGAGAGAGCCTTGATCCTGGCTCGTTCGGACATGCTGACACGGGATCTGTTGCCCGACCATATCCGTGAAGCCGGTTCGAGCGCTCTTTTCCCTGCCGGAGCCCTGCAGAAGACAACCTCCCATCTCCCCAGGGGGTCAAACGTTCCCGCGGAACCGACATTCGACACTGCGGAGCGTCACGTGCTGATAGCCGCCCTGGAAGCCCAAGGCGGCCACCGTGGGAAAACAGCCGAAGCTCTCGGGATCAGTCGCAGGACGTTGCAATACAAGTTAAACAAGCATGGATTGACCTCACGGTGA